In one window of Tellurirhabdus rosea DNA:
- a CDS encoding alpha/beta hydrolase, translating to MNAVAQTIRISVIFLLLSIPPLLAQSVTTPEPTGAYGVGRRLLEWTDESRREPADSTQPRRLPIWVWYPAPKQPASKAERPLPDDWAAAQNAYLSTKIGAEGAAFLNQLTIRAVTAAPVSPGNEAFPVLVFGPGHTWLPTDYSTLVEELVSHGFVVVGYVPTGLASATRLQNGRIFKQSLDIHQQDVCFDDALFVRRNLKVLDAPGSWLRGRLALDKVGAFGHSQGGAAAVVAGARDSTIRAVVNLDSDLMGTALRVRMLQPALMISHDERPDLAAETQEGFRRGRERSEYRRHADWVRATDKAPVALRLRIDHTQHMNFADLALIPPGVMSPPQRRNRLGTLDGRRSLRVAADLTRLFFDQVLKRGEPLKLEIIEKTYPDVQALLWKGYPFY from the coding sequence ATGAACGCCGTTGCGCAGACCATCCGCATCTCTGTCATTTTCCTGCTTCTGTCCATCCCGCCTTTGCTGGCTCAGTCCGTCACTACTCCCGAGCCGACCGGTGCCTACGGGGTGGGCCGCCGTCTGCTGGAATGGACGGACGAATCCCGCCGGGAGCCGGCCGATTCCACCCAACCCCGCCGTCTGCCCATCTGGGTCTGGTATCCGGCTCCAAAACAACCGGCCAGTAAAGCCGAACGGCCTTTGCCGGACGACTGGGCCGCCGCCCAGAACGCTTACCTGAGCACCAAAATAGGCGCGGAAGGGGCTGCTTTTCTGAACCAATTGACCATTCGGGCAGTCACGGCGGCACCGGTCTCGCCGGGAAACGAGGCCTTTCCGGTACTGGTGTTTGGCCCCGGGCATACCTGGCTGCCTACCGATTACAGCACACTGGTCGAAGAACTCGTGAGCCACGGCTTCGTGGTGGTCGGTTATGTTCCGACGGGTCTGGCCAGCGCGACCCGGTTGCAGAATGGCCGTATTTTCAAACAGTCGCTCGACATTCATCAGCAGGATGTCTGTTTTGACGACGCCCTGTTTGTCCGGCGGAATCTGAAGGTCCTCGACGCGCCGGGGAGCTGGCTGCGTGGTCGGCTGGCGCTTGATAAAGTAGGCGCATTCGGCCATTCACAGGGCGGCGCGGCGGCGGTGGTGGCCGGCGCGCGGGACAGCACCATCCGGGCGGTGGTGAATCTGGACAGTGACCTGATGGGTACGGCGCTGCGCGTTCGGATGCTGCAGCCCGCTTTGATGATCAGCCACGACGAGCGCCCGGACCTGGCCGCCGAAACGCAGGAAGGCTTCCGCCGCGGCCGGGAACGCAGCGAGTACCGCCGCCACGCCGACTGGGTGCGGGCTACGGACAAGGCTCCGGTTGCCCTGCGGCTCCGGATCGACCATACCCAGCACATGAACTTCGCGGACCTGGCCCTGATTCCGCCCGGGGTCATGAGCCCGCCCCAGCGCCGCAATCGCCTGGGTACCCTGGACGGTCGCCGGAGCCTGCGGGTAGCCGCCGACCTGACCCGCCTGTTCTTCGATCAGGTTTTGAAACGGGGCGAACCGCTGAAGCTGGAAATCATCGAAAAAACGTACCCGGACGTGCAGGCGTTGCTCTGGAAGGGATATCCGTTCTATTAG